In Synchiropus splendidus isolate RoL2022-P1 chromosome 7, RoL_Sspl_1.0, whole genome shotgun sequence, the genomic window CCAATGTCATGGCATTCATGAGAGCACAGGGCCAGGGAAGGGGGGGTTCAGGACTTGTTCGGGTCCTCATGTTAACACACTGTTGTGCTTGTCGACAACTGTGTCACATGATGGTGGAGAGACTTGGAGCGGGGTCCGTGCGTGTGATCTAATCAGTTCACATTCAACGAGAGCTTTTGTGAGTCGGAGGCCGCAGCAGTAACTGTGATCTCTTTGTGTCGTGGATCTGAGCCTGCAGGGGGAAAGGTGTGTCCCCCTCCCCCTGCAGGCCCAAAACACCAACAAGTCCTCCACTGACCCATTTTCTCTGTCGGTGCAGAAGAAGTCGGGTTCCGGTGCCAGGAAACTCCCTAGTTGCAGCAGAGGAGTTATGCAACAGGGTTCCTGGAAATATGAGGCTACACTTATGCAACACTCACAAATACACACTCACTCTCAAACGCACACACAGATTCAACAGAACAAACAAGATAATGGTGTtccagataaggtggatactgAGGAAGACCGACATCAGCGGGTCTGTGGTCAGGCTGAGGatccttcctgctgctgaacCAGGCCACAGCCAGTGTTTGGACTTGTGAAGGAGAAGCGTGTCCAACAGTGGAGCATGTCGCACAAACACCAGACCAGAACTGCTCTTTCAGACTGCAGAGTTCAAGTGTTGCAGAGAAGCGGTTTCAAGAGAGGATGGATTTCACCAGTCTTGTATCTCCTTCACGTCTTCCCAGGGAACATGTCTGTCCCATCTACCCAGGGAAGCAAGTCTTGAAAGGCTGAGGAGTTAAGTCCCATTCATACTACCTTTAGGTACAAACTTGTACCCGTCCTTTTCTGACGGACTTGCCGTCACTGATCACTCTTTACATTGATATTGTTGTTCACCAGTATATCCACCGCGGGTGCAACCCAGACTCAAAAGTTTATCACTAACATAGGTGCGAGTggaaaaagtattgataacaAACCTCTTGCACCAAAGAGGAACGcggaggtggtggtcagtgaggacgttaaatatGTCGCccctggaggacggagaattcccACCACCGATATCACTTCTTTgtgagctacgtatcaggtttctggtggtactgctccataaACACAGGATCTGTGGTCAGTGAGGACGATAAATATGTCGCccctggaggacggagaatttccaccattgatATCACTTCTTTGTGAGCTACGAATcaggtttctggtggtactgctccatctCTGTAAGCTCCATAAACACAGGATCTGTCTGGATCATTGCGCATTAATGGACCTTTAAATATATGTACACTGAGACAGAGTTTGTAGAGTAAACATTAGTAACGGACGGCCCTGAGGAGGCGCTCAGATGCGCTAGCACGGGCGCACTCATCGGAGCTAGCCAAAGGAAGTCGTCAAGTCACGCACAAACGGCCACACAGGTGCGatgcaaaactttttttaatgcagtAATTTGACTACAAGAAGAGCGACAGTAGAAGCGGTAGTTTTTACATGCGTACATACATACAGTGACTCCGAAGCagaatacacaaataaataaaatacttaaatGTTGGGGTCCCCTCCCCCGCGTGGTGGCAGATTAAAAATGGCAGGAATTGCGTGGCAGTTCAAATTTTCTCGCAGACTCCCACAGGTCAATGGGGCGGGCGCCTCGGCGGTATACACGGTATATGAGGAAGCGGTTCAGACGCTGATTAACTGGGGGAAGAGTTCGTTGGCAAACATGTCCTCCCAGCTGCTCTCGGAGCAGAGGGGGGACGACATGTTGCTGAACGGGGAGGGGGACCCTTCGTACCCGGAGTCACTGAAGGTGTCCGCGAGGCACGCCTCCTTGTCCAGGCCGCCGAGGTTCGGGGAGGAGTCCGCAGGGAAGTCGGTGTCCGTCGGGGCGTCGCAGCCCTGGATCACCACTTCCTCTGGTTCGTCCTTCACGCACATTTCCACTTCCTCGACGGCGGCGAAGGTGGCCACGATCTCCGCGTCGCTCTCCGAGTCGCTGCACTGCCCGTCGCTCACCTCCTCCACGGGCTTGGTGTAGATGTGGTCCAAGTGGATCAGTCCATTAAGGGCCTCCAGCTTAACTGGTGAGGCCCCCACAGTCGCAGGTGCGGCGGGAGGTACTGGTTCCCCCCCTCCGACCAGGAGCACCGGCGGCTCCTGGCACTCCTGCTCACATGACTTGAGGAACAGCTCTGGGCCAATGATGTCCAGAAGGCCCAGGAGCAGATCAGACTGGAGGGAAGAGAGAGGACCAGTTAGAGCAACCTCCTGGGACACCATCGCATGACCCTCACAGTCATGTGACAGCCAAGCGTGAACACAGCTGTGTTCAACTGCAGAAAGGAAGACATTGTGTCCTATCATTTCATagtcatacatttttatttttacattttctaaaGTACATTATTCAAACACAATATATTAGTTATTATACATCCATATTTAACTACATATTTGCATGTTCTGTTGTTCGTCTTCAATAATAATTGGGCAAATTAAAAATGGCCATTTATGctatattttattcttttttcccCTATATCTCTACTTTAAGTACAAACCTAATTTTAATTATATAcatgttacatttttaatacCAATATGTCCATAATTAAAATTCACATgtagcattttctttttttcatactgaaaaaaatacataaaaattatTAGAACTTGCAAagtgaaaaatgcattttgtgatattttgttGGAATGTCCAAATAGCTTTtgaattttaatataaatataaataattacaacaaaattCGACTCTTAAGACACTCACCTCAGAGTCTGCAGGGTCAGGACCATCTGTATCCATTGAGAGGTCTTCAGATTTAGGAACTGCTGGGCCTGCACCTGCTGCGGAGGCACACGTAGCCTGAGTGCTGCGGACTCAGAAGACCCGATCCCCAAATCTGCTTCGCTCCCAGTGGACAACAACACCTGCACCTGGAGAGACCAgcggagtgtgagagtgagacacCACTCGGTTCACTGCCCATCTCAGATCCTCCCGACCTGCGAGCAACTGATCGGTTCCTCAGACACCAGCCTCACCTTTTCCTTCGACTCCAGCGCGTCCAAGCCGAGCCGCTGTCTCAGCTCCTCGTTCTCTGTCTGGAGGCCGCTCGTCTGTTCCCGAAGTCGCATGTTCTCGATGTGAAGTTTCTGGTTCTGCAAGAGAACAGCTGTTAGTTGGGCCGAAAAGGCAGAAGCGGCGTCCGAAACTGAAACAGTCTTCCCCCAGGAAACCAATGGAGATTCAATCTACATTCAGAGTGAGACATGATCTCCAGTCTGGCAGCAGGTCAAAGTTAACATCTAGTGTGGTTCCGCTCCCTTATCTGCAGCTCGGCAAACAAGCCCATGAGTGCATCAGCAGCACACTGCGACCTGTTCGACTTGTTTACAGCGCTCACCTACTGGAAATTC contains:
- the xbp1 gene encoding LOW QUALITY PROTEIN: X-box-binding protein 1 (The sequence of the model RefSeq protein was modified relative to this genomic sequence to represent the inferred CDS: deleted 2 bases in 1 codon); the encoded protein is MVVVAAGGAHKVLLISGKQSCSAGAQPGFGRPISVVLPSSSQASSDSESSTSAGPPVRKRQRLTHLSPEEKALRRKLKNRVAAQTARDRKKAKMGELEQQVLELELENQKLHIENMRLREQTSGLQTENEELRQRLGLDALESKEKVQVLLSTGSEADLGIGSSESAALRLRVSAAGAGPAVPKSEDLSMDTDGPDPADSESDLLLGLLDIIGPELFLKSCEQECQEPPVLLVGGGEPVPPAAPATVGASPVKLEALNGLIHLDHIYTKPVEEVSDGQCSDSESDAEIVATFAAVEEVEMCVKDEPEEVVIQGCDAPTDTDFPADSSPNLGGLDKEACLADTFSDSGYEGSPSPFSNMSSPLCSESSWEDMFANELFPQLISV